The Pichia kudriavzevii chromosome 3, complete sequence nucleotide sequence GTTATCCCGTTGTCCTGTTacagttgaagaaaatgaacgTGCATTAGCCATCCCAAGGGTTTATTATTCTCATATCCAATTAGAATCGAGACACTTTACGGAGAAGAGCAATCAATTAAACCAGTTTCCCATTGTTTGAAATCTAGAtgttgaaacaaaaatgatgCTAACTAAATATAGGTCCCTGGAATAACCACTTGCGCataaaacatttttttccttttattGCCGGACACCTTTTCGTTAAGGCCATCTAGTCTACTCAATTCTATCTTATGCTCATTTTCTTACAGAATATCGTACACAATTAATTACTGCTATACATGTATTCCATCTATGTAGGGGATATTACTTGCCCTATGTTTATAATATTAATCCTACTATGAGGCACCGACTTCACCCAGCTGCAGATGATCATCTCCTGTTGCTATGCCGCCCTTACCCGtaacaaaagaaaccaTGACAAGCTAGAAAACTAGTtaactgaaaaaaaaaccacTCAAATCTATCCTTCATCCAACCATATGCATGGAAAACGGCGTGCGTTCCCTTAGAAAGCGATATCTCCAGCAATAGCACCGAAAACTCCGTCGGCGCTCCAGGggtttaaaaaaaaaaaaggggagGAGTTCTTTGTCCCTCGTGGAGGACTTGCAgcttttcaacttttcaCTTTCTTTGGCGCTTCAGGTGGTGTTGCTGTGGGAGTTTGTCTGGCGGAAGACCAAACGAGCGCTTAGATAGTAGCGGAGAAGATACATTCGATGTTTGCATCGGATTTAAGTTGACATTGATCcgatttttgatttttctatCCATTTTCTTGCTGTTGGTGGTAGGATGAAGGGTATTAGTGTTTGTATCATCACTGGTATTTACAGTTATCTCCGTGCTAGGGGCTGTAGTGATTTTATCTTCACTATTCTCTGTGTTGCTTTTGCTTTTATTTCCCAGGGCAGCCTGGACTTGCGATTTTTTCACTGGAAGTGACTTTGTATGCACAATGAAAGAAGACTTATTTAAATGCCTCCCGTTGAAGGAGAGATCGTATTTCAGCGAGTTTTGCAATGTCGGATCTTGTTGAACACTATCAGCACTAGTTGCTGATACAAACGTGACTTGCTCAGGCACCATACTCGTAGAATTGAAGCTATTATTACTAATGTCTGCCGTCTCGTTATTAGCCTTCGTTCCatccattttgttttccacTGGCTTGTTGATGTTGCTCAAAGTCGATTCTCCCTGAAATGCATTCATATCCACATCACCTTCAAAATCAGATGGTGGCAACTCCTCttccttgttgaaattgttaCTATTTAATATTTCATTATCcacatcatcatcatcaggCCAGTCATCACTAAACATAAAAGAATCCTCAAGTTCCTCCTTATCTTTGCCAgtatttctttcttccaCTAGCTCACTAAATTTGCCTTCATCCTTTTGATTATTGACAATGTAGTTTTTCTCGtgactttttttcttgttatCGAGTAACGACAAAGCTTGCTGACTTGTTGATTTACTTGATTTTGCTGATATCGAATGCAGCTGAGCATTAGATGGAACACTTGTAGCTGAGTTCATATTTGAACCTAATAGCTTTCTACCGTCAGCTTTAATGCCGTCATCAATATCAGGTGCCATTTCTGTCCGAGTATTTGGCTTTGCTGGAACCGTGCTCGATCGCCTCATcaattcattttcatcaaactcaGTTGGTGGCCTAGACACCTTGGTAATTTGTTGCAAAAATTCTTTATCATATAAGCAATTACCTAGAGCGTTACCAAATTGTCGTAATGCACGTTTCATACCATCTGTGAATGCCTCTTTTTTACATTTGTCAAATGCCATAGCTTTCCCTTTACAGTTTTCAATAGAGCCATATCCAACATCCTCATGGAAAGTCCCATCCTTAAGTATGACTCGAACAATACAACTCAAACCCAAACTGATAGCACCATttctttcatcaatataATCAACCTTGAACTCTCTTAATTCGGTATTCCAACCTGTTGGTCCAAAAATCTCGTTAGCTAAATTGATGGCTTTCCACCCTTCTAAATATTGAACACTGTTGTAACCAGgcccttttcttttgcttaTATACTCAGGCCCTAATTTTCGATTCAAGGCCACTCTGATTGCCTCCAGCTCCTTTGGGGTGTATCCTGGAGCAGCTTCATTGCTGGGAGTATGTATTCTCTGTCGTTGATCTTTACTTGATAGTCTGTACATTAAAGTGCGTATGGACTGTACTTGCAACACCTGAATACCAACTTGTTCTGATCTATTGCAACGAGCTTATCTTTAACAAGAATATTAATGTACCTAACTACGCGTTCCTTGTAAATGGCAAAacttttgatgaattttctACAAATCATGCACATTATTTTTTCGTAGCGCAGAAGTCCTAATTGGTATTTTTCGCATTTCCctcccttttttttttccttcatgAATACTGTGAAGTTTAATGTAattacattttttttttaccaaacTTAGTTGGATTAGTAACAAAGCAACGGATATAAAATAGTTTTCGATGTCTGCTTGGAATGGTTCAACAAACAAtacattttcatcttctgttTCGCCGATTCGTTCTGATGTTAGGTCGTCCGTGCAGCGCACATTGATAAATCCatcatttcaaaataagAAACAACTATCAATAAAACAAAGTACTAATAGAATAGGTAGACGTGAATCCCAGTTTAAAACTTACTCGTCTCTTTATGACAACTTTTTCCATAAAAGGATGAAGTTTTACCACAGGTTATCTGCACTCATTGCAGCAATTTTTACATTAATATTAAGTGTCCCATTTGGTGGAAGGCTGATATTTTATCCAATCAAGTTTCTTCTTATTTGGTTTGgcttctttcttttgcaGCAAGCACGTGTATGTACAATTCAAACAGAATCTTCTAAAGCAGGAAACCATATTGAAAAGGTTGTCTCCATTTTAAGCTCAAAAAAATCCTATATTCTCATTTGTGCATTTATGATAAATTCATGTATTGTCTCTTCGATTATTTTTTCACAATCTGGTTCTTCTCTAAGTTGTTATATTGAGACACCGACCAAAACTATCAAACCttttttgaatgataaCTTCGcatttttctgtttcttcacTTTAATCTCATCAGTGGTTTACTCCTTCGACTTCTTAGTATCAGAAAAGTTCACTCTACATTTTCCGATCGGTACATTTAGACAGGAACctattgaatatttgaaagcaTTGCCACATCTTAGAATAATAATTTTATCACTGCTAAAAACAATTGTGTTGTCTTTGATATCCCCCTTGGTGtaccatattttttttcgtaacttatttttcaagttttttttgaaaccatTGGTCATCTTTTTAGATTTGAACAAACAGCTTCCAAGATCtgatttcaatatattcaCATTATCTACAATATTAATTTATTTGTGGATCTCTTTCTTGTCATTAGATATTCTAAATGAATGTTTCAATGCTTATGCAATGGTTGGCTGTTTGGTAGTTCAAAAACCGATCAGTCATTACAGTGAGACGCCGATTCAAACTTTAATCTCAGGGTTGAAAGatacaaaaaatcaattagTACGGTTAACTGCATACCAAGAATTGACATATTTGTCAACAAGCAGTGATTTTAAAGATCGTGAAAGTTTTTATCGTGCTGATAACTGGTCTTTGATCTTAGGAGAgtattattttgttttgataaatgcAGCAAAGTCAGCTAGATTAGGCTTACcgaaaattgaaaagaatgaTGTCtttagaaatgaaaaattagaaaaactaaagaaaCAAGCCAGCATATTTGGGAATATGAGTaattatgaaaataatttggactttgattttgagtttgagaTTAAAGATGGAAAGTTCAAAAGGACTTCCGAGAAGAATGAGGACAATGGTGATGTGACTGTTATTAAACAGGGTAATGAAGCGATCTTTAAGAACCCAGATGAAAGGGAAAAGATCAAATCTTTTGAATCGCAATATGATGTTCTACTTACTTCAAGTCATGATTATTTAAACAAGCTTACAAAAAAGATGGAAGTCGTTTTTAAAGAGTATTTTAAGTATGATCCGACCAAGGAGAACAAAGATTCCAACAGTATCAAGTATCAGCTTTATATTctattcaaagatttaTCCAAGTTTGCTAATCATTTAATATTTGGTACAATTGAAGAGCAAGCTAACAAACGGGTTCCTAATAAGGAACTAGTTGGATTTGCAATTATATCATTGACTGAAATGATGATTCGCTCTAAAACCGAAGATAAAAACAACTCAGTCCAAGGCACTTTAGTAGAATGCTTGACTTTACTAACCAAAGTTTACAAGGGAACCTCagaatttatcaatagtCCCCCtactgaaattgatgaaaaccAACCAAACTCAATTATGATTGTGAACGAACTTTCACTcagttattttttcaagttggtAATCTATTACAACAATGTTCTGAACGATTTATTATTACCTCCAGAAGTGTTCAGACTTGCTAAATGGTGTACTGATATGGCGTTGGAACAACAGAAGGAGCAAAAGTTAAGGACAGATATTATACAGTAAGATAGCCCTAGTTTAGTTTTTATAAAATGCTTATAAACTTTAACAAAGTTTTATTCATTGTCTCCATTTGTATCCGCCCTATTTGGCGTTGAGTCTAATAACACAGGtttcaaaacatttctATCAAAGTTGGTAAACCATTTAGCATGTTCGTCAACACTGAATATTTCACTTAAATTCATACCCGATGAAGAATCATTGTTATTTGTCTTATTCACAGGTGAGGCTCCGTTTAAATCTGGTGATTTAGTATTATTCATTTCAATGTAAGCGGAAGGATCAGCTTCGTCTTCTGATGGCTGTCTGGTTCTGTTCTTCGATGTAGCATGATCAAAGTACTTGGTTGAATCTAAATCGACATTAGAAGAAGAGCCAATATTGTGTGAGTTAGGTTGATGAGGTGGcatttcaatatcaaactCATCGTCACTAACATCTTCTTCTATACACCCAGTTTTGATATTTAACATTTCCAACATACCAGCGGTAGTACCACCGAATAATATCACAGttaaaacaacaacaatcaACACTGTAGCTAGTAATGCAAATTTAGATTCTCCTTGTAATCCCATCGCTAGTGCAACACCAACAGCGCCACGCAATCCTGCCCAAAATTGCATCATTTGATAGTTATAAGGAATTTCATCTTGTAAAGTGGACAGAGAAGTGAGACCACGAGCTTCTTTCCGATTACGAGAAAACCAATTTATAAACCTTGATAGAGGGAAAACAGCCGCCCATCTTGCAACGCAGATACTAACAAACGTGACAATAATCAAAAGAGGTTTGAAAATTAGCTCAACCTCAGTGAATAAAGATAAACCTAAATAAATAAAGATAAAATTTTCTGATAATTGTGCTAATAACTGGAAGACATATTTTGTTGCTATTTGGGTACGCCGTGACATGTTATAATAAGCATAGTGCTTCATCGTAATACCACAGAATAATAGAGAAACAATACCCGACATGTGGCAACCATTTGAGAAGAAATAGGATTCGTACGCAAATAGTAGTACTAGACaagtttcaatttgagGGTATCTTCTAATATGAGAATGTTTCAATACTAGGGCAATTAAAACCCCCCAAACTAGACCAATTAAAGTGGATACAGTAAAAGTAACCaagaataaagaaataCCTTCAAAAATCGATGAAAGACCAGCATGCTTACCATGGAATTGTTGGCAGGTTTCGAACATAACAATACATATAGCATCGTTTAACAAGGATTCCCCGAAAATAATGGTATACAATTTAGGATCCACCTTATAGGAATTGAAGATAGAGAGAATTGTGACGGGATCTGTTGCCGATAAAGTGGCACCCACTGCCAAAGCGTCAACAAAAGATATATGTATGCTTTCAATACCCAGTTTTGTATAAATGAATAATATTATCCCAACAACCATGGCACTTATAAAGGTACCAGGGATGGCGAAAACTAGGATTGAACCAATATTTCTGAAAAAGTTAGCTTGATGTAACTCATAACCGGAATTCAAGATGATAGGTGGTAGCAatatgttgaaaaaataacttgAATTAAATTTGACTGCGTCTTGAATGTAGTGTCCAGGAGAGACTCTTATAACTAGGCCAATTACCATACCATAGAAAATAGATAGGACGGTCTCGTGGATGgcttttattcttttttgttgtaaATAATATGAAGACCATAATGCCGAACAAAGTAGGAATAAAACAATAAACAACGCCCACGATGAAAAGATTTCTTCAGCAACCGGATTAACATCCTCCAAATTGTTATCATCAGGTAAATTGATATCGGGGGAATCGTCAATTGGTTCTTCATCGATTGGGTTGATTTTTCCACCTCCGTTAAGGACATTCTTGGCCAGTACAAAACTGGCCTGAAGTAGAAGAGAGTACCATATGCCAGCCATTGTACTCGTGCACCAAGTAAGGTTCCCTAGTGTGCAATGCTAGAATAAGTCCCATCAACAAGATTTACATGTTCGAGAATCTCTGATGGATACCCTGACCTcctcttttgattttcttagTTCGCGTTTGTTGACAATTGCTTCATTTTTCACAGGAATGTTTGTATATAGGAACTTTTCTCTTTAGAAGAGAATTTTCTCTTACAACTTGTGAAATAAGTACATAAGCATTGCTCAAA carries:
- a CDS encoding uncharacterized protein (PKUD0C07240; similar to Saccharomyces cerevisiae YDR456W (NHX1); ancestral locus Anc_5.573) produces the protein MAGIWYSLLLQASFVLAKNVLNGGGKINPIDEEPIDDSPDINLPDDNNLEDVNPVAEEIFSSWALFIVLFLLCSALWSSYYLQQKRIKAIHETVLSIFYGMVIGLVIRVSPGHYIQDAVKFNSSYFFNILLPPIILNSGYELHQANFFRNIGSILVFAIPGTFISAMVVGIILFIYTKLGIESIHISFVDALAVGATLSATDPVTILSIFNSYKVDPKLYTIIFGESLLNDAICIVMFETCQQFHGKHAGLSSIFEGISLFLVTFTVSTLIGLVWGVLIALVLKHSHIRRYPQIETCLVLLFAYESYFFSNGCHMSGIVSLLFCGITMKHYAYYNMSRRTQIATKYVFQLLAQLSENFIFIYLGLSLFTEVELIFKPLLIIVTFVSICVARWAAVFPLSRFINWFSRNRKEARGLTSLSTLQDEIPYNYQMMQFWAGLRGAVGVALAMGLQGESKFALLATVLIVVVLTVILFGGTTAGMLEMLNIKTGCIEEDVSDDEFDIEMPPHQPNSHNIGSSSNVDLDSTKYFDHATSKNRTRQPSEDEADPSAYIEMNNTKSPDLNGASPVNKTNNNDSSSGMNLSEIFSVDEHAKWFTNFDRNVLKPVLLDSTPNRADTNGDNE
- a CDS encoding uncharacterized protein (PKUD0C07230; similar to Saccharomyces cerevisiae YML031W (NDC1); ancestral locus Anc_5.574); this encodes MSAWNGSTNNTFSSSVSPIRSDVRSSVQRTLINPSFQNKKQLSIKQSTNRIGRRESQFKTYSSLYDNFFHKRMKFYHRLSALIAAIFTLILSVPFGGRLIFYPIKFLLIWFGFFLLQQARVCTIQTESSKAGNHIEKVVSILSSKKSYILICAFMINSCIVSSIIFSQSGSSLSCYIETPTKTIKPFLNDNFAFFCFFTLISSVVYSFDFLVSEKFTLHFPIGTFRQEPIEYLKALPHLRIIILSLLKTIVLSLISPLVYHIFFRNLFFKFFLKPLVIFLDLNKQLPRSDFNIFTLSTILIYLWISFLSLDILNECFNAYAMVGCLVVQKPISHYSETPIQTLISGLKDTKNQLVRLTAYQELTYLSTSSDFKDRESFYRADNWSLILGEYYFVLINAAKSARLGLPKIEKNDVFRNEKLEKLKKQASIFGNMSNYENNLDFDFEFEIKDGKFKRTSEKNEDNGDVTVIKQGNEAIFKNPDEREKIKSFESQYDVLLTSSHDYLNKLTKKMEVVFKEYFKYDPTKENKDSNSIKYQLYILFKDLSKFANHLIFGTIEEQANKRVPNKELVGFAIISLTEMMIRSKTEDKNNSVQGTLVECLTLLTKVYKGTSEFINSPPTEIDENQPNSIMIVNELSLSYFFKLVIYYNNVLNDLLLPPEVFRLAKWCTDMALEQQKEQKLRTDIIQ
- a CDS encoding uncharacterized protein (PKUD0C07220; similar to Saccharomyces cerevisiae YML032C (RAD52); ancestral locus Anc_5.575), with protein sequence MYRLSSKDQRQRIHTPSNEAAPGYTPKELEAIRVALNRKLGPEYISKRKGPGYNSVQYLEGWKAINLANEIFGPTGWNTELREFKVDYIDERNGAISLGLSCIVRVILKDGTFHEDVGYGSIENCKGKAMAFDKCKKEAFTDGMKRALRQFGNALGNCLYDKEFLQQITKVSRPPTEFDENELMRRSSTVPAKPNTRTEMAPDIDDGIKADGRKLLGSNMNSATSVPSNAQLHSISAKSSKSTSQQALSLLDNKKKSHEKNYIVNNQKDEGKFSELVEERNTGKDKEELEDSFMFSDDWPDDDDVDNEILNSNNFNKEEELPPSDFEGDVDMNAFQGESTLSNINKPVENKMDGTKANNETADISNNSFNSTSMVPEQVTFVSATSADSVQQDPTLQNSLKYDLSFNGRHLNKSSFIVHTKSLPVKKSQVQAALGNKSKSNTENSEDKITTAPSTEITVNTSDDTNTNTLHPTTNSKKMDRKIKNRINVNLNPMQTSNVSSPLLSKRSFGLPPDKLPQQHHLKRQRK